GTCGTAGCGTTTCGCGAAATAGTCATCCCCCGGCCAGAGCCCCATCTGCTCATACTCCGGCTTCTGCCAGCCGGTGACGAGGTTCACGCCGAAGCGCCCGCCGGAGATGGTGTCGATGGTGGAAGCCATCCGCGCCACGATGGCCGGAGGCAGGGTGAGGGTGGCGGCGGTAGCGTAGATCTGGATGCGCGAGGTAACCGCCGCCAGCCCCGCCATCAGGGTGAAGGACTCCAGGTTGTGATCCCAGAATTCTGTCTTACCGCCGAAGCCGCGCAGCTTAATCATCGACAGGGCGAAATCGAAGTGATAGTGCTCTGCCTTCTGCACGATGGCCTTGTTCAGCTCAAAGGTCGGCATGTACTGCGGCGCGTGGGTAGAGATAAGCCAGCCGTTGTTGCCAATGGGAACGAATACGCCAATTTTCATCACGAACCTCTCTTTATCTCAGCATGGGGAAAGTCTGAGGTCGGTTTTGCAAAGGCGATGCCAGTTTTGAAATTGGTAATGTTATTATGGTGTTAACGAATGGTTGATGAATTGCAGGCGTTAAAACTGGACTGTCTGGTCAAAATAGTTGCACACAAAGCAGGCAGTCGTGCGCGGTAGCGGTGCAGATTGTCGTAGCAGGCCTGGGGTTTTTGCTATGCTGGGGGCATATCAACAAGGAGTGAGCCCATGGCGCAAGGCGCAGTGAAAACAGGCGGTAAACGTTCGCAGGCAGTGAGCGCGAAAAAACAGGCGATCCTCTCGGCGGCGCTGGAGACCTTTTCGCAGTTTGGCATTCACGGTACGCGCCTGGAGCAGGTGGCTGAACTGGCCGGGGTGTCGAAAACCAATCTGCTCTACTACTTCCCCTCGAAAGAGGCGCTGTACATTGCCGTCCTGCAACAGATTCTGGATATCTGGCTGGCGCCGCTGAAGGCGTTTCGCGAGGAGCTCACCCCGCTGCTGGCAATCCAGCAGTATATCCGCCTGAAGCTGGAGGTCTCACGGGACTATCCTCAGGCCTCGCGGCTGTTCTGTCTGGAGATGCTGCAGGGGGCACCGCTGCTGAAGGCGGCGCTGAGCGGCGATCTGAAATCGCTGGTGGATGAGAAGTCGGCGATCATTGCCGGCTGGGTCGCCACCGGCAAACTGGCCCCGGTGGACCCGCACCATCTGATCTTTATGATCTGGGCCGCCACCCAGCACTACGCCGACTTTTCCGCTCAGGTCGAGGCGGTGACGGGCAAGACGCTCAAGGATGATGACTTCTTCCACAGTACGGTGGAAAACGTTGAGCGGATGATCATCGAAGGGATCCGGGTGCGTTAATTCGCCGGTGGCAGAGGGCAGCTCAGGTCGCCCTCTTCACACTGCATCAGCGTGGCCAGATACGCTTCACGTTCGTTGGTTTTATCAGCCAGACACTGGTTCACAATCATTGGCTGAATGGAGCCGCCTTCAGTGCCCGAGCCGATAAAGGCGCAGTCGGCATCACGCAGGGCGATCCACGCCTGCTGGGCCTTTTTCAGCAGCTCGCGCTGGGGCGCTTCGGCGCGTTTGATGGCCGCCTGATAAGTCTGGTTCAGGGTTTTATCCGCAGCCTGATATTGTTGCGCGGTACAGGTATTCATTTCCGTCTGGGTGCTGGCGTTGGCGCACTCGTCCGCCTGGGCAATGCTGCTCAGCAGTAATGCGCCTGCGGCAATCATTAATCGTTTCATTATTTGCTCCCTGTAAAAAAGCCGGATGCGCTACGCTTATCCGGCCTGTGAAAATCACATTGTCATTCTCTGTAGCCCCGGTAAGCGCAGCGCCACCGGGGAACAAAGACCGCACAATCCCGTAGCCCCGGTAAGCGTAGCGCCACCGGGGACGGATTGCACGCTTAACCGATGGTCATCAGGCTGGCGTTGCCCCCTGCTGCGGCGGTGTTGACGCTAAGCGAACGCTCCACGTACAGGCGTTCCAACTGGAGGTTGGTTTCACCCCGGGCGAAGCCCTGCACTGAGACGATCGCGCCGTTACGGGCCGCAACCTGCTCACACAGCTCGCGCAGCTGGTCAGAGTCACCGTGATAGATCACCGCGTCAAACGGCTGGCTGGTCAGTACATCGGCTTTAGCAAAGCGAATGCGTTCGGTCACCGCCTTCGGCAGCTGCTTCGCCAGGTCGCGGTGCAGGCCATCTTCCGGCCACAGCACTTCACACCCGGTCGCCAGCGCGGCCGCCAGCTGGGTAAGCGCATCCTGTTCGTTATCCGCCACGCAC
This DNA window, taken from Leclercia adecarboxylata, encodes the following:
- the rutR gene encoding HTH-type transcriptional regulator RutR, whose product is MAQGAVKTGGKRSQAVSAKKQAILSAALETFSQFGIHGTRLEQVAELAGVSKTNLLYYFPSKEALYIAVLQQILDIWLAPLKAFREELTPLLAIQQYIRLKLEVSRDYPQASRLFCLEMLQGAPLLKAALSGDLKSLVDEKSAIIAGWVATGKLAPVDPHHLIFMIWAATQHYADFSAQVEAVTGKTLKDDDFFHSTVENVERMIIEGIRVR
- a CDS encoding lysozyme inhibitor LprI family protein, whose product is MKRLMIAAGALLLSSIAQADECANASTQTEMNTCTAQQYQAADKTLNQTYQAAIKRAEAPQRELLKKAQQAWIALRDADCAFIGSGTEGGSIQPMIVNQCLADKTNEREAYLATLMQCEEGDLSCPLPPAN